One part of the Hirundo rustica isolate bHirRus1 chromosome 11, bHirRus1.pri.v3, whole genome shotgun sequence genome encodes these proteins:
- the CARMIL2 gene encoding capping protein, Arp2/3 and myosin-I linker protein 2, with amino-acid sequence MAASPGGIPAELQEGITTFLGTKKVLLVLSIQLQVKSKYDDFILVLTPWRAYVLPVMLPVRVHSSFSFLEVREMTAQEPSVVVIETDAASYAFRFMSLDDLEQVVIHVTMSLKKVFPDSSLGTLLKNSPPSLYERIQQITDSLEEMLQSNPGPCGGFSETYAALCDYNGFAFREEIQWDVDNIYHSQDCREFNLLDFSHLESRDVALSVAALSFNLWFTKLSCKDFRLNQEISEQLLYMLSKSVTLEELVLENSGLKADFVQRMAQALSSHPSSVLHTINLAGNQLEDRGVTAFSRYMEKSSKGLQSLSLARTMLTARGMSTLCKALTDNKAIGISLRHLDLSGNPGTLAGDDISNLQSLLRHCHSLSHLSLAGTDCPLDALFGALVHGSHSSLIHLDLSKNVYSHRRVKTISPDIKEFFSQACSLRHVSLAGTKLPAEVIRALLQGLADNSHISDLHLDLSSCELRSAGAQVIQDLIPDASSISHLDLSDNGFDPNMVTLVLSIGRSKSIRHVSLGKNFNIKSKEGLLDVLHRIVQLIQEEDCPLQSLSVAESRLKLGTNVLLSALGSNTSLISLDISGNAMGDTGAKMLAKALQINTKLRTVIWDRNNTTAHGLLEVAQALERNYTLKSMPLPMSDVAQAYRCHPERTEEAVHKLQACLTRNQLRQTLPAQTFRLQQGILTTSSEQMVNEICLSVQKHVDILSTCTGREVETDILCAEEAIRNANLSVSILPLLYEAGNTPYQNGKLQHKLECLTEEASQTCSREIQAMMQAVLDTAHGLCPAVVQKSGVRDQLVNAMSERICLQDQLSLSSVLDQMVTDVFCKLNEIKLSITAAVADCIVDAVLGDLTIAQCKLAESLSKQGLDLLVLLPESAEDDATALARGRNPPDLAAEEYKMALRRRNKHFRSIRPTPTVRSVSELEPAAGRDASGLRAHRAPPSLSPAAPPARPASTKDAEPASGSLPATQPATATGFLMDLPTAGEKLEHCTKARPRPNRRHKQPPSKPNVQPVACENSEDRSITRVDEGLEDFFAKRLITETLPPTAPETCLGSAPLAPSGSRTLKKKIGNFFAFKKPKSSRGSRCEKEPEGGPTAPRSRRSMLSDILRAPSKAGESGKPLSKSEEGGLSAEPHTEPEHCQTPDSARRIRPKYSREGKSQSLILLSGEDEDALGVRHDKKRHLEKSEGELSSSFEQRMQVMLHRIGVTKGPAAESKKQQSKDSEIKKAGSDGDIVDSSADSPPSLKARTHSVSTDAPFRSPAARTEPGAEPRPAWKALGRQLPAEPPATSSDQPRRSFALAEPSGLPEPGGREGWSGSLPRLGRNVPVALPRRVSHGGDVGAGTLPTLPTPPNTEDNRLMARLAAPRGISRRALSVHEEQLREPECPAELGMGTVPLRLRRSPVLRHRTKHESLSEMEGEPGPTSDAEGGTLQDWPRARVEEPQAGTGTEGEQPQAPAQTVGNAQDSAAVDQRRPAPGREEPALGQ; translated from the exons ATGGCCGCGTCCCCCGGAGGGATCCCCGCTGAGCTCCAAG AGGGCATCACCACCTTCCTGGGGACAAAGAAGGTGCTCCTGGTGCTGAGCATCCAGCTGCAGGTGAAATCCAAGTATGATGACTTTATCTTG GTCCTGACACCCTGGCGAGCCTATGTGCTGCCTGTGATGCTGCCAGTGAGA GTTCACAGTAGCTTCAGCTTCCTGGAGGTGAGGGAGATGACAGCCCAAGAGCCCAGTGTG GTTGTCATAGAAACAGATGCAGCGTCTTATGCCTTCCGGTTCATGTCCTTGGATGATTTGGAGCAAGTCGTTATCCATGTCACCATGTCACTTAAGAAGGTCTTTCCAGACTCATCCCTTGG gACGCTGCTCAAGAACTCCCCCCCCAGCCTGTACGAGAGGATCCAGCAGATCACAGACTCACtggaggaaatgctgcagagcAACCCTGGGCCTTGTG GGGGGTTTTCAGAGACCTACGCTGCTCTGTGTGATTACAACGGCTTTGCCTTCCGCGAGGAGATCCAGTGG GACGTGGACAACATTTACCACAGCCAGGACTGCCGGGAATTCAACCTGCTGGACTTCAGCCACCTGGAGAGCAG GGATGTGGCGCTGAGCGTTGCTGCCTTGTCCTTCAACCTGTGGTTCACCAAGCTCTCCTGCAAGGATTTCAGGCTG AATCAGGAGatttcagagcagctgctctaCATGCTCAGCAAATCAGTGACATtggaggagctggtgctggagaaCAGTGGGTTGAAAGC TGACTTTGTGCAGAGGATGGCCCAGGCGCTCAGCAGCCATCCCAGCTCCGTCCTGCACACCATCAACCTCGCTGGCAACCAGCTGGAAGACAGAG GGGTCACTGCCTTCAGCCGGTACATGGAGAAGAGTTCCAAGGGTCTGCAGAGCCTCAGCTTGGCCAGGACAATGCTCACAGCCAGAG GGATGAGCACGTTATGCAAGGCCCTCACAGATAACAAAGCCATTGGAATCTCCCTCCGGCACTTGGACCTCTCTGGAAACCCCGGCACCCTGGCTGGGGATGACATCAGT AACCTGCAGAGCCTCCTCCGCCACTGCCACTCGCTCTCCCACCTTAGCCTGGCTGGCACAGACTGTCCTTTGGATGCT CTCTTTGGAGCCCTGGTCCACGGATCCCACAGCAGCCTCATCCACCTGGATCTCTCCAAAAACGTGTACTCCCACAG GAGGGTGAAAACCATCTCCCCTGACATCAAGGAGTTTTTCAGCCAGGCCTGCTCCCTCAGACACGTCTCCCTGGCGGGCACCAAGCTGCCAGCCGAAGTCATAAG GGCATtgctgcaggggctggcagaCAACAGTCACATCAGTGACCTGCACCTGGATCTTAGCAGCTGTGAG CTGAGATCAGCGGGGGCCCAAGTCATCCAGGACCTCATCCCCGATgccagctccatcagccacctGGACTTGTCTGACAATG GCTTTGACCCCAACATGGTGACGCTGGTGCTCTCCATTGGCAGAAGCAAATCCATTAGGCACGTCTCCCTGGGGAAAAACTTCAACATCAAATCCAA GGAGGGTCTGTTGGATGTCCTGCACCGCATTGTCCAGCTCATCCAGGAGGAGGATTGT CCTCTCCAGTCGCTGTCTGTGGCTGAATCGCGCCTCAAACTGGGAACCAACGTCCTGCTGAGTGCCCTGGGCAGCAACACCAGCCTCATCTCCCTGGACATCAGCGGCAACGCCATGGGGGACACGGGGGCCAAGATGCTCGCCAAGGCCCTGCAGATCAACACCAAGCTCAG GACTGTGATTTGGGACAGGAACAACACAACTGCCCATGGGCTCCTGGAGGTGGCTCAAGCTTTGGAGAG GAATTACACGCTCAAGTCGATGCCGCTGCCGATGAGCGACGTGGCGCAGGCTTACCGCTGCCACCCCGAGAGGACCGAGGAGGCCGTGCACAAG ctgcaggccTGCCTGACGAGAAACCAGCTGCGGCAGACGCTGCCGGCGCAGACCTTCCGCCTGCAGCAGGGCATCCTCACCACCTCCTCCGAACAG ATGGTGAATGAGATCTGCCTGAGTGTGCAGAAACACGTCGACATCCTCAGCACCTGCACGGGCAGGGAGGTGGAGACGGACATCCTCTGCGCCGAGGAGGCCATCAGGAATGCCAACCTCTCCGTCAGC ATCCTGCCCCTCTTGTACGAGGCAGGAAACACCCCCTACCAGAATGGCAAGCTGCAGCACAAGCTGGAGTGTCTCACGGAGGAAGCATCACAGACCTGCAGCCGGGAAATCCAG GCAATGATGCAGGCGGTGCTGGACACGGCACacgggctgtgcccagctgtggtgCAGAAGAGCGGGGTCAGGGATCAGCTGGTCAACGCCATGTCAGAGCGGATCTGCCTCCAGGaccagctcagcctcagctCCGTCCTGGACCAGATGGTCACCGACGTCTTCTGCAAGCTGAA TGAAATCAAGCTGTCCATCACAGCCGCTGTAGCCGACTGCATCGTGGATGCCGTGCTGGGAGACCTGACCATCGCCCAGTGCAAACTG GCAGAGAGCCTCTCCAAGCAGGGGCTCgacctcctggtgctgctgccggAGTCGGCTGAGGACGATGCCACCGCGCTGGCAAGGGGCAGGAATCCTCCGGACCTCGCTGCAGAGGAG tACAAGATGGCCCTGCGGAGGAGAAACAAGCACTTCAGGAGCATTCGGCCCACACCGACTGTGAGAA GTGTCTCGGAGCTGGAGCCGGCAGCGGGTCGAGACGCCAGCGGGCTCCGAGCTCACCGGGCGCCGCCGTCACTcagccccgccgcgccgccggcaCGCCCTGCCTCCACAAAGGATGCTGAGCCTGCGAGCGGCTCGCTCCCCGCCACGCAGCCTGCCACCGCCACCGGATTCCTTATGGACCTGCCGACCGCCGGCGAGAAGCTGGAGCATTGCACCAAAGCCAGGCCCCGGCCCAACCGCCGGCACAAGCAGCCGCCCAGCAAGCCGAAT GTGCAGCCCGTGGCCTGTGAGAACAGCGAGGACAGGAGCATCACCCGCGTGGACGAGGGGCTGGAGGACTTCTTTGCCAAGAGGCTCATCACAGAAACACTGCC ccccactgctccGGAGACCTGCCTGGGATCAGCCCCTCTGGCTCCCTCTGGTTCCCGTACCCTCAAGAAGaaaattgggaatttttttgccttcaagAAACCCAAATCCAGCCGAGGCTCGAGGTGTGAGAAGGAGCCTGAGGGTGGTCCCACCGCCCCTAGGAGCAGGCGCTCGATGCTCAGTGACATTTTACGAGCCCCCAGCAAGGCGGGGGAGTCAGGGAAGCCCCTGAGTAAATCAGAGGAGGGGGGGCTCTCTGCCGAGCCCCACACAGAGCCTGAGCACTGCCAGACCCCTGACTCTGCCAGGAGGATTCGGCCCAAATACTCTCGTGAGGGCAAATCCCAGTCGCTCATCCTGCTGTCCGGGGAGGACGAGGATGCGCTGGGGGTCAGGCATGACAAG AAGAGGCACCTGGAGAAGAGTGAGGGGGAGTTGTCCAGCTCCTTCGAGCAGCGCATGCAGGTCATGCTCCATCGCATCGGCGTCACCAAGGGCCCGGCTGCCGAGAGCAAGAAGCAGCAG AGCAAAGACAGCGAGATCAAAAAAGCCGGCTCAGATG GGGACATCGTGGACAGCTCTGCCGACTCCCCCCCATCCCTGAAGGCCCGCACACACTCTGTGTCCACAG ACGCGCCCTTCCGCAGCCCAGCCGCCAGGACGGAGCCCGGCGCCGAGCCCCGGCCAGCCTGGAAAGCCCTGGGAAGGCAGCTGCCCGCTGAGCCACCGGCCACCAGCTCCGACCAGCCCCGGCGCTCGTTCGCCCTAGCAGAGCCCAGCGGGCTGCCGGAGCCCGGGGGCCGGGAGGGCTGGAGTGGCAGCCTGCCACGGCTGGGCAGGAACGTGCCGGTGGCGCTGCCGCGGAGGGTCAGCCATGGTGGGGACGTGGGTGCTGGcaccctgcccaccctgcccacaCCACCCAATACTGAAG ACAACCGGCTGATGGCACGGCTGGCAGCGCCACGGGGGATCAGCCGCCGAGCCTTGTCCGTCcatgaggagcagctcagggagccCGAGTGCCCAGCGGAGCTGGGAA TGGGCACCGTTCCCCTGCGCCTGCGGCGTTCGCCTGTGCTCAGGCACAGGACCAAGCACGAGTCCCTCTCAGAGATGGAGGGTGAGCCTGGACCAACCTCGGATGCTGAAG GTGGTACGCTGCAGGACTGGCCCCGTGCCAGGGTGGAGGAGCCGCAGGCTGGCACAGGCACTGAGGGTGAGCAGCCACAAGCCCCGGCACAAACTGTTGGGAATGCACAAGACTCAGCCGCCGTAGACCAAAGACGCCCGGCGCCGGGCCGGGAGGAGCCGGCCCTGGGACAGTGA